From the Methanobrevibacter sp. genome, the window TTCCAATAGCTATGATGCCAAGAACCGGTGAAATCACATTACTGCAAAGTGACGGTGATTTAACTGAAGAAGAATTTGCAAAAGCAATCGATTTAGCTATGGAAGGATGTCGTCAAGTGAGCGAACTTCAAAAAGAAGCTTTAATGAAAAGGTATTCTACAGAATAGTGGGTGGATAATATGGATATAGTACCAGAAATTACAAGACAAAGTATTTATAATCTTGCCAAAAATGATAAAAGAGAAGATGGCAGACAATTAACTGAATATAGGGATATTACTATTGAAACTAATGTCATTTCTAAAGCTGAAGGTTCTGCTCGTGTAACTCTTGGTGGAACTCAAGTTATTGTAGGTATTAAACCACAACTTGGAAGCCCATTCCCTGACACTCCTGATTTAGGAGTTTTAATGACTAATTGTGAAATGTTACCAATGGCTGATCCTAACTTTGAACCAGGACCACCTAGTGAAGATTCAATCGAACTTGCACGTGTAGTTGACAGGGGTATTCGTGAAAGTGAATTGGTGGAATTGGATAAATTATGCGTTGAAGAAGGAAAACATGTCTGGATGTTATTCATTGACTTGCACATTATCGATAACTGCGGAAACCTTTTTGATGCATGTGAATTAGCTGTAATGGCTGCATTAAAATCCACTAAATTACCTGTTGCAAGCATAGTTGATGAAGAAGTTGTCTTAAGTGAAGATGAAACTTTCGATTTACCAATTAACAATGAATTAGCTTTATGTACTTTCGTTAAAATTGGTGACAAAATGGTCATTGACCCAACATTGGATGAAGAAAGAGTAGCAAGTGCTCGTTTGAATGTTGGTGTTACAAAAGATGGTCACATCTGCTCAATGCAAAAAGGCGGAGAAAAACCATTGACCAAAGATGAAATTCTCTACTGTGTAAATACTGCAATAGGAAAAGTAAAAGAGTTAATAGAATATCTTTAAATGTCTGAAGGACGATTAAGATTTCTAAATTCTTTTTTTTCTATTTTTTTATTATCTATTAAAACAAATTTTGTATCTATTTTTTCAATCAGCCCTTTAATGTGCAAAACATCATCATTTATCAGATTTTCAATTGTTTCAACAATGTCTCTGCTGTAGATTGAATGAAGTGGTTCTGATGTTTTAAGTTTCATTTCAGGGTCATGATATGGTACAACAGCATCAAAATTTTCATCAATTTCTTTAAAAATAGTGTTTATATAGTTTTTGGTAACGTAAGGGCTGTCGCAAGGTAGAATCAGTGAATATTTGCCTTTAATGTTGGATAATCCTGTCATTATTCCAGGCATCGGGCCTTTGTTTTTAATTTTGTCTTCAACAAATTTCAGTGTATATGCATAATCATTTGGATTTATGAATTCGCCGTATTTTTCAATTCTGGTCTGGTCATTTAAAAGGATTATGACTTCATCTATCTGGTGGTTTAAAGTAGAAAGGATGTGTTTAATCATAGGTTTATCCTGAATAATCATAGATCCTTTATCACGCCCCATTCTACTGCTTTTGCCTCCACATAGAATAATGCAAGATTTAATATTTTCATTGTTTTTATTTTCATTACTCATATTAAACCTTCCATGATATTATTCTGTAACGTATACGCTTGCTGTTTCATCAAATGGATTTGTACGTATTATCAATGCAATCATATATGGATAATGCTTGTTGAGGTATCTTAGATAATATACCCATTCATACACTAATTTTTCATATACTCTTTGCATGTCTCCATTGAGGTGCGCAAAATCGGAATTAGTAACCAAATCTAGTTTTTGCCTGTGTTCCAGTTCTTCATCCAGGTGAAGAATGGCATTAATCAGACCAGTGAACTCTTCTTTTTCAAGTAAATTTGGATTGTTAATTAAATTAATGATGAATTCTCTTTTGCCTGCAAGCAGTGTTCTTAAATCTTCTAAAAACTCTTCTCTTTTTTCAAGCGGAATGTCCATTGCTGAAAAATCAACATTTGAATTTTCAAGTTCGTTTAATTTATTTTCATAATCGGCATCGTTCCAGTTTTTGATGGATTTTAAGTTTTCTGTACTTGCCTTATATTTGTTGACTGTACTCAATTGGTTGATTAAGTCATTTCCAACTTCAGAAAAGAATGTGCTCATTAGCATATCCAATTTTTCAAGCATTGCTTCTTTTTCTTTTCTTTCGATAATTTCATCAAGTAAAAATGCTACAATAAGTATATCTACAGGAATGAAACCTAAATGTGTCCATATATAGGAAATGATATGTTCGGCATCTCCCAATACGAGATAGTTTGATCCGTAGATAATAATTATTAAAATAATCATTAAAATGGAAAATTTCGCTTTCCAGCTTAATCGCTCACTCATATTTATAATCTCCGTTTTTTTTATCTTTTTTTAGCGGTAATTATAGCTATTGGGTTTTCACTAATCATCAGTATTCCACGATCTAAAACCCGTCCATTGGAAACGTTTACTTCCATAATCTTAGGATTATATCCTAAATCTTTAAGTTTATTTATCGCTTCGACTTTAGTGTCAACCAGTATTGCTGTAATTATAATTCTTCCTTTTGAATTTAATTTTTCATCAACGATGTCCAAGATATTTTCCAGTTGTCTGCCGCTTCCCCCAACAACGGCAATGTCAATGTCGTCAATATCTTTAAGGGCATTGGCCCCGTCATCATTAATCAGTGTGACATTGTCTCCCAGTCCAAATTTTTCAAGATTTCTGATGGTAACTTCAATGGCTTCAGGGTTTGTGTCAATGGATATGACTTCACGTGCTCTCTGGGAAAATTCACATGTAAGTCCTCCGGTTCCACATCCGCAATCCACCACCTTGTCTTTTTCAGTCACTTCAGATTTATACAGCAGTATAGCTCTTATTGCTTCTTTTGTTGGTCCGGGTACGTCACAGGATTTAATAAAATCCTTATCTTCTAACATTTATTCCCACCTTTTAAATAAATTATTTTCAATTTTTAATGAGTCTAGAATTTTCCCGACAATAAAATCGATTTGGTCATCAAGGGTTTTAGGATTTGAATAAAATCCAGGCATTGCAGGTAAAATTATAGCTCCTTCTTGTGATAATGTTAGCATGTTCTGCAGATGAATGCTTCTAAGCGGAGTTTCACGGGGAACAATAATGGTAGGTCTTCTTTCTTTAAGACTTACATCTGCCACTCTTGTAATTGTATTTGCCCCATAGCCGTTGGCAATTGAGGATAATGTTTTCATGGAACATGGCACGATAACCAGTCCGTCCGCTTTAAATGATCCGCTGTTTACGGAAGCTGTAAGGTCATTGAAATCATAGTAATTGTCGGCTAAATCAATAATGCCTTCTATTTTATAGTCGGTTTCTGAGTTTATCACTGTCTTTGCAGCATCACTAATAATTAAACTATTTTCTATTTTCAGTTCTTTCAATGCTTCAAGTAATCTTATTCCATATATTACTCCACTGGCACCTGTAATTGCAATTACTATCATTTTATCTCCTAGAATAGTTTTATTTGGTCATAATGAATACCATGGAATTTTTCTCTATCAATTTCAGGTAAATCAAGATAATTGTCCAATTTGAATTTGCCAAACTTAACCTTTTCCTCTTCGGGAACGTAAACGCTAATGTCTGGTATGTTGAATCGGGCTTTACTTAATGCTCCTATAATATTTGAAATTTCTGTCAATGGGAACAGTTTGCCTTCAACACTTACTTGAGTTTTCATTTCGTCAAAACGAGGATATTCAGCTATATTTATAAACACATAATCCTTGTCGATTCCATAATCTTCAGCTATTTCCTCTTCAGCTTTTCTCAGCTGGCTTGCTTCTATTTTATACATTTTTTCAGGGTATTTGAAGTTATCAAGCCGTATGGTTTTTACTCTTTTCATGATGCGGCGGTTATCAAGTCTTGCCATAATGTCATTGACGAAGTTGTTTTCGCAGTGTCTGAATATTCCGATAATGTCTGCATCATCGTATTTGTAAATGTCATTTTCATTGATGATGTCTTCATCGATGACCCTTTTCAATGCTCTTCTAAACATGGAATTGACGATTCTTGTTGTGTGGTGTTGATATACACTCGGATACATGAAATATCTTGATACTAATGCTCCTTCAGCGGCCTGAACTCCTTTGATGTCTAAAATCAGCCCGTCATCAAGACTTAAGTTGGATATTATCCTTTCATAATCTATGACTCCGTAGGCCACTCCGGTATTGTGGGAATCCCTTAAAAGATAATCCATTCTGTCCACATCAAGCTCTCCGGAAACGATAGGTCCGAGATAACCTTTTCCGTTTACAATATCAACTATATCATTAACGTCGAATTTTTCTTCAAGCAAATCCCTCATGGAAGTTTCAGTAACGACATATTTGGTCAGTTCTTCATGTGGAAATGACAATACTCCTTCGGATACGTGTGAAAATGGGCCGTGACCGACATCATGCAGCAGTGCGGATGTTCGAACTAATTCAATCTCATCCTGTGTCAAATCGAGTTCCGTTGCCAGTTTGGATCCTAAATTCATGGTTCCCACACAGTGTTCGAATCTTGTGTGTGTAGCTCCGGGATAAATCAGGCTGATTAATCCTAATTGTTTAATTCTTCTTAAACGTTGGAATTGGGGCATATCCATGATTCTTTCTTCAAATTTGTCTAAACTAATATCTCCATAGACACTGTCTCTGATAAACTTTTTCTTTTCAGTCATTTTACCAATCATCCCATTCTTCGATTGTTTCATTCAATATGTCCGTCCAGTTGTCATCGGTTACTGTGGTATTTGTTTCGGTAGTGTTGTTTGTGAGGTTTGTTTCAACTTTAGGCATGATTGTCGGAACTTCCTCAATGTAATTGGGTTCAAAGGAGTCATTTTCAATTGAACTTAATTTGTAAGAGTCGGTTTTTTCAACAATTGTTAAACTTGCAAAAGCGCTGCTGATAACAAATGCTAAAACGGCAATTATTAAAAATATTATCAAATTTGCTTTTACTGACTCTTTCATAATAACACTTTTATTTATTTTGTTTAAAAATTTAAACTATACTATTATTATTTTTTTTAAAAGCTATTATTTAATCTTTACTTATTTAAATAGATTTTAATCTATTTCTTATCTAAATTTTGATTTAATTTCATTATTTTTTTTACAATTTTTAATTTGTAATTTTTTTCTTACGAAACTTTTATATATTGTGGAAGATTATCATTATATATCGGAAGTATACTTCCGACAGTATACTTCCGACTATGTTAAAAAAATTTTTGAGAATGATATAATGGATATGTTTAGTGCTGGTGACACTGCCTGGATTTTAATATGTACTCTTTTAGTTCTTCTAATGAGTATTCCGGCAGTCGCATTTTTTTATGGAGGATTAAGTAAACGTAAGAATGTCTTAAATACAATATTTTTAACTTTCATAGCATTTTCAATAATCAGTGTTATATGGGTAATATTTGGTTATCAATTTGCATTTGGAAGTGACATTAACGGATTAATAGGATCACCGACCAACTTCTTCCTGCAGGGAATCGGTTTGGATGATTTAAACGGTACTATACCAACATTACTATTTGTAATGTTTCAGTGTGCCTTTGCAGGGCTGACCTGCGCAATCATGTCTGGTGCCCTAGTTGGCAGGATGAAAACAAAAGCTTGGGTTGTTTTTGCTGCACTATGGGCCTGCCTTGTATATGTCCCTATTGCCCACTGGGTATGGGGAGGAGGATGGCTCATGCAGATGGGTGCACTTGACTTTGCAGGAGGTGCTGTAGTTCATATGAATTCAGGTATTTCCGCATTGGCTGTCGCTTTGGTATTAGGTAAAAGGAAAAATACTGCACTGATTCCACATAACCTCGGATATGCTGTTTTAGGAGCCGCACTCTTGTGGTTTGGATGGATGGGATTCAATGGAGGATCAGGTCTTGCAGCTGACGGACTTGCTGCAAATGCAATTATAGTATCAAACGTAGCGGCTGCAGTAGGTTTAATCGTATGGACTTTAATAGATACTTTCACTATTGGAAAACCTACAGTTTTAGGTGCTATATCCGGTGCAGTTGCAGGTCTTGTAGGTATTACTCCTGCAGCAGGTTTTGTTGATGTATTCGGTGCTTTAGTAATCGGTGCCGTAGCTCCAGTAGTTTCATACTTTGCAATCAATTACATGAAACCGAAACTCGGATATGACGATGCTTTGGATGCATGGGGCATACATGGAATGTCTGGAGTATGGGGAGCAATAGCAACAGGAATATTTGCTGTTCCTGCAATCGGAGGAACTGCAGGACTCTTATACGGAAACCCTAATCAGGTAGTTGTTCAAATTATAAGTGTAATAGCTACTATTGTATATGCATTTGTTGTAAGCTACATTTTAGCTAAACTATTAGACAAAGCAATGGACGGTATCAGAGTGGATGAATCAGATGAAATAGGAGGTCTTGATTCAAATCTCCACAAAGAATCTGCATACAACTTCAACTCATAGGAGAAATTTATATGAAAAGCGTTGTAGCAATTATAAGAGAGGAAAAGTTCACAGACGTTAAAGATGCCCTTATTGAAGTCGGATGTGAAGGGATGAACGTTTCTGAAGTTAAAGGAAGAGGAAGTCAAAGAGGAATCAGAGAATCTTATAGGGGATCCAGCTACTGTATAGATCTGATTCCTAAAACCCGTATTGAAATTGTCGTAAAAGAAGAAGGTGTTGATGCAATAGTTGATGCCATTAAAAAAGGAGCCTATACCGGAAATATAGGTGACGGTAAAATATTTATCTATCCGATGGATAATGTAATAAGAATCAGAACTGGAGAAGAAGGTGATAATGCAGTTTGAATTTTTTCTTTAAATTATTATGGAAGCCCAATCTCCTAATGTAATTAAAGGTAATAATGTAAACACTTTCAAAATATGCTATAATTAATAACTTCTCTTGATTATCAACCGGTATTATTATTTTTAATTACATTCACGATTATCTTTTAATAGATAATAAATACCAAATTAACTTATTGAAGAGGATGATATTCAATCTGTCATCCTTTTCCATATTAAAATTAGTCCTGATTATTTTTAATTCATTAAATAATATATTAATAATATTATACTGTTTTTACATTAACGTTAAGGATTTCAATTTTTAGGGTTAAATTCTTTTGATGATATATATCTAATATTTGATAACGACACCGTTAATGTCTGAAAAGTCAACCCATGTGGTGATTCCTTTTATTTCGTACAGATTGCCGTTAATGTATTCATAGGAAATGTCCTTGTTGTCGCTTGTCAGATATATTGAATCACCGTTAATGTCACTAACTCTTTTTATGATTCCGCCATATTCATCAGATTCAGCTACAACAATATCCCCAACATGGACATTGTGGGTTTTATTTACAAGAACGCTTTGACCGTCCTGCAGGGTAGGAAGCATTGATGTTCCATCCACATGAACAATGACCGGAATCTGATTTTCACCCAGTGTGGAATCTATGTTGATTTCCACATCCTCAAGTCTGTATTTGCTGCAAGTGTCTCTGATTTCACTTTTCAAGGTACTTGCATTTGAGGAGGTGTCGTTCATTGCATGTATGGCCAAATCACAAATGTCCTGATTCAGTGAATCCCTGTCAATTTGTGAAAGGGTACTGGTACTGACGCTGACATTCTCCCCGTCAATGAAAACATCGACGCTATCATTGCCTAAAAATGTCAACGCTAAAAAAGCAATTAAAATAAGTATGATTAATGCTAAAATAATTTTTTTAGCCATTTTTTCACTCGTCCATGATATTTAAATCCATATTTAAAAGAGCTTTCATTGTTTCTATGTCAATCTGTCCGGGTGCTGTAACATCGGTTCCGGCCGCAAAAGTAATCGGTGAATCGAATTTGGATGCCATGACTCTGGTGTAACTTCCCAAATCTCCCATGGAGATTGCAATTGTGTCTTTGCAGTGTGAAAGGACAGCAAGTATTGTTAAAGTGTCTTCCAGATTCTGAGGCATGAAAGCAACTTTTGCAATATCTCCCAATTGATGTTCCTTATCAACTATATATGTAATTTCATTCAAATCAGGAGTTTTTTCAAAATCATGGTAAGAAACAATGGTTTTAACACCTGTATTATGGATTTTTTCAATGTATTCGTCGCTGCTTTGCAGTTCTATATCGACATATTCAACCAGATCGCAGCATTCATATAATATATTGAACCTTTCTTCTTCTGTTCCCTTAAAAGATCCGCCTTCTGAGTTAATTCTATTTGTAGCTATCATTGGAAAGTTGATTTCTTCAATTGTGCTTTTAATTTCATCAATATTTGGATTTTTAAGACCATCAATTCTAAATTCCAATACATCTGCACCCTTTTCAATGCAGTCGTTAGCTACTTCAATAACGTCACGGCAATTTTCCTGAAAGATAGGAATTGCAATTTTAGTTTGTGAATACATTAGTTAGTATATATTATTTTACTATTAATTAATACTTTCTTAAATAACGGTTAATATTTATATAAATTAAAAAACAAAATATATACCAATAAAATATTTATATTTTATTCATTTATTTAATCAATTTTAAAAGGTGTTAATTTGAAAATTACAGCTATAGGTGCGGATATATCAAAAAATGATGTGTCTTGCAGTACTAAGCTAGTAGAAACTATTGAAAACAACCTTTACAAAGTAAAAGAATTAGGTGCAAGGGATGTTGCATTAACAAATGTCACAGGAGACGATGTTGTAGTAAGTGCATTTGTTGAAGACGATCTGCTTGAATCTATTAATGAAGGTATTGTTAATGTTTTAAAAGAGAGTGCAGAAAACTTAGGTGACCTGTCCGGAATTTCTGATAATCCGGATGATGCAGGTGAAGGGATTTCCTATGCCGAAGCAAATATTAGGCCAGACAGATATCCTGATGCCATTGTTTTAGGTTTCGATACATATGGGGGAGAATCTTTTGTAGCGGATGCCGCAAATTCAGCGATTGAAGCTGCCAAAGGAATGAAAAATATGACAGATGTATCTGATTTGATAGAGCCAAAAACAAGAAAGATACCTGGAGTAGGTTACGTTTCACCGGAAACCGACGATCCTGTTGTTGTAGCTACTGTTGAAAACATAGAGCATATTGGTGTAATAGCAGGCGCAATGATTGGAGCTGTACTTGGAAATAAAAATACTTATTTAGTTAAAAGAGGAACAACCTGCAATGTATTGCCGGGCAGTGTAATATTTTCAGCCACTGCATTTATGAACGGTAATGTAATTGATTTGGCTGTTCCGTTTGAAAACAAAACTAGAATTTTAAGATAGGAGTATAAAATCATGATTTTATTAAATGAAGATACAAAATGTTTAGTTCAAGGAATAACCGGTAAACAAGGTTCATTCCACACAGAACAAATGTTAAAATACAATACTAATATTGTTGCAGGTCTTACCCCTGGAAAAGGCGGTCAAAAATTCTTAGACCAGGTACCGATTTTCAATTCAATGGAAGAAGCTATCGAAGAAGTGGATGTAAATGCTTCAATTATTTTTGTACCTGCAAGATTTGCAAAAGACGCTGCTTTTGAAGCAATAAGACACTTAGATTTAGTAGTAATTATT encodes:
- the rrp42 gene encoding exosome complex protein Rrp42, producing the protein MDIVPEITRQSIYNLAKNDKREDGRQLTEYRDITIETNVISKAEGSARVTLGGTQVIVGIKPQLGSPFPDTPDLGVLMTNCEMLPMADPNFEPGPPSEDSIELARVVDRGIRESELVELDKLCVEEGKHVWMLFIDLHIIDNCGNLFDACELAVMAALKSTKLPVASIVDEEVVLSEDETFDLPINNELALCTFVKIGDKMVIDPTLDEERVASARLNVGVTKDGHICSMQKGGEKPLTKDEILYCVNTAIGKVKELIEYL
- a CDS encoding molybdenum cofactor guanylyltransferase, coding for MSNENKNNENIKSCIILCGGKSSRMGRDKGSMIIQDKPMIKHILSTLNHQIDEVIILLNDQTRIEKYGEFINPNDYAYTLKFVEDKIKNKGPMPGIMTGLSNIKGKYSLILPCDSPYVTKNYINTIFKEIDENFDAVVPYHDPEMKLKTSEPLHSIYSRDIVETIENLINDDVLHIKGLIEKIDTKFVLIDNKKIEKKEFRNLNRPSDI
- the cbiT gene encoding precorrin-6Y C5,15-methyltransferase (decarboxylating) subunit CbiT; its protein translation is MLEDKDFIKSCDVPGPTKEAIRAILLYKSEVTEKDKVVDCGCGTGGLTCEFSQRAREVISIDTNPEAIEVTIRNLEKFGLGDNVTLINDDGANALKDIDDIDIAVVGGSGRQLENILDIVDEKLNSKGRIIITAILVDTKVEAINKLKDLGYNPKIMEVNVSNGRVLDRGILMISENPIAIITAKKR
- a CDS encoding UbiX family flavin prenyltransferase, which encodes MIVIAITGASGVIYGIRLLEALKELKIENSLIISDAAKTVINSETDYKIEGIIDLADNYYDFNDLTASVNSGSFKADGLVIVPCSMKTLSSIANGYGANTITRVADVSLKERRPTIIVPRETPLRSIHLQNMLTLSQEGAIILPAMPGFYSNPKTLDDQIDFIVGKILDSLKIENNLFKRWE
- a CDS encoding HD domain-containing protein; amino-acid sequence: MTEKKKFIRDSVYGDISLDKFEERIMDMPQFQRLRRIKQLGLISLIYPGATHTRFEHCVGTMNLGSKLATELDLTQDEIELVRTSALLHDVGHGPFSHVSEGVLSFPHEELTKYVVTETSMRDLLEEKFDVNDIVDIVNGKGYLGPIVSGELDVDRMDYLLRDSHNTGVAYGVIDYERIISNLSLDDGLILDIKGVQAAEGALVSRYFMYPSVYQHHTTRIVNSMFRRALKRVIDEDIINENDIYKYDDADIIGIFRHCENNFVNDIMARLDNRRIMKRVKTIRLDNFKYPEKMYKIEASQLRKAEEEIAEDYGIDKDYVFINIAEYPRFDEMKTQVSVEGKLFPLTEISNIIGALSKARFNIPDISVYVPEEEKVKFGKFKLDNYLDLPEIDREKFHGIHYDQIKLF
- a CDS encoding ammonium transporter, which gives rise to MDMFSAGDTAWILICTLLVLLMSIPAVAFFYGGLSKRKNVLNTIFLTFIAFSIISVIWVIFGYQFAFGSDINGLIGSPTNFFLQGIGLDDLNGTIPTLLFVMFQCAFAGLTCAIMSGALVGRMKTKAWVVFAALWACLVYVPIAHWVWGGGWLMQMGALDFAGGAVVHMNSGISALAVALVLGKRKNTALIPHNLGYAVLGAALLWFGWMGFNGGSGLAADGLAANAIIVSNVAAAVGLIVWTLIDTFTIGKPTVLGAISGAVAGLVGITPAAGFVDVFGALVIGAVAPVVSYFAINYMKPKLGYDDALDAWGIHGMSGVWGAIATGIFAVPAIGGTAGLLYGNPNQVVVQIISVIATIVYAFVVSYILAKLLDKAMDGIRVDESDEIGGLDSNLHKESAYNFNS
- a CDS encoding P-II family nitrogen regulator, giving the protein MKSVVAIIREEKFTDVKDALIEVGCEGMNVSEVKGRGSQRGIRESYRGSSYCIDLIPKTRIEIVVKEEGVDAIVDAIKKGAYTGNIGDGKIFIYPMDNVIRIRTGEEGDNAV
- a CDS encoding S24 family peptidase, translating into MAKKIILALIILILIAFLALTFLGNDSVDVFIDGENVSVSTSTLSQIDRDSLNQDICDLAIHAMNDTSSNASTLKSEIRDTCSKYRLEDVEINIDSTLGENQIPVIVHVDGTSMLPTLQDGQSVLVNKTHNVHVGDIVVAESDEYGGIIKRVSDINGDSIYLTSDNKDISYEYINGNLYEIKGITTWVDFSDINGVVIKY
- the aroD gene encoding type I 3-dehydroquinate dehydratase, giving the protein MYSQTKIAIPIFQENCRDVIEVANDCIEKGADVLEFRIDGLKNPNIDEIKSTIEEINFPMIATNRINSEGGSFKGTEEERFNILYECCDLVEYVDIELQSSDEYIEKIHNTGVKTIVSYHDFEKTPDLNEITYIVDKEHQLGDIAKVAFMPQNLEDTLTILAVLSHCKDTIAISMGDLGSYTRVMASKFDSPITFAAGTDVTAPGQIDIETMKALLNMDLNIMDE